In Halopseudomonas nanhaiensis, a single window of DNA contains:
- the rpoZ gene encoding DNA-directed RNA polymerase subunit omega: MARVTVEDCLDNVENRFELVMLATKRSRQIATGGKDPKVAWENDKPTVVALREIAAGLVTNEILAQEAIQDQQEPLYSLESDLAE; this comes from the coding sequence ATGGCTCGCGTCACCGTTGAAGACTGCCTGGATAACGTAGAAAACCGTTTCGAGCTGGTCATGCTGGCCACCAAGCGTTCGCGTCAGATCGCCACCGGCGGCAAGGACCCGAAAGTCGCCTGGGAAAATGACAAGCCTACCGTGGTCGCCCTGCGTGAAATCGCTGCCGGCCTGGTGACCAACGAGATTCTCGCCCAGGAAGCCATTCAGGATCAGCAAGAGCCGCTGTACTCGCTGGAATCCGATCTGGCGGAGTAA
- a CDS encoding exodeoxyribonuclease III: MRIISLNVNGVEAAAARGLFDWLRTQDADVICLQDIRVTAPELEQDPYWIDGYWQYCFEAEVPSQGGVAIYTKIQPKAIIMGLGFELADRYGRFIQADFDKVSIGCLLLPSGRNGDADLNQKFKFMNDFTGYLNKQRRKRREFIYCGSLHVAHLKLDVKNWRDCQHQPGFMAPERAWMDEIFGNMGYVDALREVTRESDLYSWWPDSEQAQDLNLGLRFDYQFLTPGLRRFVKNAQIPRKVRFSEHAPVIIDYDWTLSI; this comes from the coding sequence ATGCGAATCATCAGTCTGAATGTCAACGGCGTCGAGGCTGCCGCGGCCCGGGGTCTGTTCGACTGGCTGCGCACACAGGATGCCGATGTCATCTGTCTGCAGGATATTCGCGTCACCGCTCCCGAACTGGAACAGGACCCGTACTGGATCGACGGCTACTGGCAGTACTGTTTCGAGGCGGAGGTTCCGAGCCAGGGTGGCGTGGCGATCTACACCAAGATCCAGCCCAAGGCGATCATCATGGGCCTTGGGTTCGAGCTGGCCGACCGATATGGCCGCTTCATTCAGGCCGACTTCGACAAGGTCAGCATCGGCTGCCTGCTGCTGCCCTCGGGTCGCAACGGGGATGCGGACCTGAACCAGAAATTCAAGTTCATGAACGACTTCACCGGGTACCTGAACAAGCAGCGCCGCAAGCGTCGCGAATTCATCTACTGCGGGTCACTGCACGTCGCACATCTGAAGCTGGACGTGAAGAACTGGCGCGACTGCCAGCATCAGCCAGGCTTCATGGCGCCGGAACGGGCCTGGATGGACGAGATCTTCGGCAACATGGGTTATGTCGATGCGCTGCGCGAGGTCACCCGTGAATCCGATCTGTACAGCTGGTGGCCGGACAGCGAACAGGCCCAGGATCTGAACCTGGGGCTGCGCTTTGACTACCAGTTCCTGACCCCCGGCCTGCGGCGCTTCGTCAAGAATGCGCAGATACCGCGCAAGGTCCGCTTCTCCGAGCACGCCCCGGTCATCATCGATTACGACTGGACCCTGAGCATTTAG
- a CDS encoding acyl-CoA thioesterase encodes MQRDDFRLSHQLRVRWSEVDMQGIVFNGHYLTYADIGITEYFRALTSSCGGDTGAKGGDFFAVRTLLEYRSPAENDDLLDVHVRIARLGNSSMLFVIGIYRDDTLLLTGEITYVYADQQTRRPKPIPASFRQAVNAYETTAPVDAAQ; translated from the coding sequence ATGCAGCGCGACGACTTCAGACTCTCTCACCAGCTGCGCGTGCGCTGGTCCGAGGTAGACATGCAGGGCATTGTCTTCAATGGGCACTACCTGACCTACGCGGACATCGGCATCACCGAGTACTTCCGTGCCCTGACCAGCAGCTGTGGCGGCGATACCGGGGCCAAGGGTGGCGATTTCTTTGCCGTACGCACGCTGCTGGAATACCGCTCCCCTGCGGAGAATGATGACCTGCTGGATGTGCATGTGCGCATCGCTCGGCTGGGCAATTCGAGCATGCTGTTCGTGATCGGCATTTACCGCGACGACACGTTGTTGCTGACCGGTGAGATCACTTACGTGTACGCCGACCAGCAGACCCGTCGACCGAAGCCGATTCCGGCCAGCTTCCGTCAGGCAGTGAACGCTTACGAGACCACAGCGCCGGTAGACGCTGCGCAATAA
- the pyrE gene encoding orotate phosphoribosyltransferase, producing the protein MQEYQREFIRFALDRNVLRFGEFTLKSGRKSPYFFNAGLFNDGTSLGRLARFYAQAFIHSDLDEVDVIFGPAYKGIPLAAVTSVSLAESFDRNLPYCYNRKEAKDHGEGGSLVGAPLQGRVLIIDDVITAGTAVREVIEIIRAAGATPAAVMIALNREERGQGELSAIQEVERDFGIPVVSIASLTQVLAFLEEDAELRHHLPAVQAYRAQYGI; encoded by the coding sequence ATGCAGGAATATCAACGAGAGTTCATTCGCTTTGCACTCGATCGCAATGTTTTGCGCTTCGGCGAATTCACCCTCAAGTCCGGTCGCAAGAGTCCGTACTTCTTCAACGCCGGTCTGTTCAATGACGGCACCTCGCTGGGACGGCTCGCGCGCTTCTATGCGCAGGCCTTCATCCACAGTGATCTCGACGAAGTGGACGTTATTTTCGGGCCCGCCTATAAAGGTATTCCGCTGGCTGCCGTTACGTCGGTATCACTTGCGGAGAGTTTTGATCGCAACCTGCCCTACTGCTACAACCGCAAGGAAGCCAAGGATCATGGTGAAGGCGGCTCTCTCGTAGGGGCGCCGCTGCAGGGGCGCGTGCTGATCATCGACGATGTCATCACCGCAGGCACCGCCGTACGTGAAGTCATCGAGATTATCCGTGCGGCCGGCGCTACGCCCGCTGCGGTGATGATTGCGTTGAATCGGGAAGAGCGTGGCCAGGGTGAGCTGTCGGCCATTCAGGAAGTCGAGCGTGATTTCGGCATTCCGGTCGTCAGCATTGCTTCACTTACCCAGGTCCTGGCGTTCCTCGAAGAAGATGCCGAGCTGCGTCACCATCTGCCTGCGGTGCAGGCGTATCGGGCTCAGTACGGAATTTGA
- the rph gene encoding ribonuclease PH, which translates to MSKRPSGRDANQMRPVTLTRGYTKHAEGSVLVEFGDTKVICTASVEAGVPRFLRGSGQGWITAEYGMLPRATGERMQREASKGKQGGRTLEIQRLIGRSLRAAVDLRSIGENTIHIDCDVIQADGGTRTASITGACVALVDALGVLKKRGSIKKIPAVQMIAAVSVGIHKGEPVLDLDYLEDSAADTDLNVVMTDKGGFIEVQGTAEAAPFSGDELNAMLALARQGIEQLFAMQTAALQD; encoded by the coding sequence ATGAGCAAACGACCCAGCGGCCGCGACGCCAACCAGATGCGCCCGGTGACGCTTACCCGTGGTTACACCAAGCACGCCGAAGGTTCGGTACTGGTGGAGTTCGGTGACACCAAGGTGATCTGCACCGCCAGCGTCGAGGCCGGCGTTCCACGCTTCCTGCGCGGTTCCGGCCAGGGCTGGATCACCGCCGAGTACGGTATGCTGCCACGGGCTACGGGCGAGCGGATGCAGCGCGAGGCCAGCAAGGGCAAGCAGGGCGGTCGTACGCTCGAAATCCAGCGACTCATCGGCCGCTCCCTGCGCGCCGCGGTCGACCTGCGCAGCATCGGCGAAAACACCATTCACATCGATTGCGACGTAATTCAGGCCGACGGCGGCACCCGTACAGCTTCCATCACCGGCGCCTGCGTCGCGCTGGTCGATGCGCTGGGCGTGCTGAAGAAGCGGGGGTCGATCAAGAAGATCCCGGCCGTGCAGATGATTGCAGCAGTATCGGTCGGCATCCATAAGGGTGAGCCGGTGCTGGATCTGGACTATCTGGAAGACTCGGCAGCGGACACCGACCTGAACGTGGTGATGACCGACAAGGGTGGTTTCATCGAAGTGCAGGGCACCGCTGAAGCGGCGCCGTTCAGTGGCGATGAACTGAATGCTATGCTGGCGCTGGCCAGGCAGGGAATCGAGCAGCTGTTCGCCATGCAAACGGCGGCTCTGCAGGACTAG
- a CDS encoding DUF2254 domain-containing protein, translating to MISKWQWLLAQIGRTLWIRASLFALLGVGAALLAIAAERLYPGEAPMDLGAEAVNDILNILATSMLAVTTFSLTVMVSAYGSATANIAPRATRLLMQDTTTQNVLGTFLGSFLFSLVGIIALHTEVYGTRGRLVLFLFSLLVVALIAITMLRWIEHLSSFGQMADTAERVEGAIVKAICSRVDHPSAGTSVLYDAHTQIPAEATPVYPDRVGYVMHIDIQGLDEWACENQGQVYITSPPGSFVHPPEPLAWIVPPCERVSKDVYQCFTLGKERSFDQDPRYGMAVMSDIASRALSPGVNDQGTAIDVLGRVVRVLTCWSEGEELGPLGTMQRPRVHVPPTELADLFDEMFTPIARDAAGTMEVQVKLHESLRMLAQYGSAYRSNAQRHTRLALLRAERALLLDEDKARVRQLAEQTLKLC from the coding sequence ATGATTTCGAAATGGCAGTGGTTGTTGGCACAGATCGGCCGCACCTTGTGGATACGGGCTTCGTTGTTCGCCCTGCTGGGCGTCGGTGCGGCACTGCTGGCGATTGCCGCGGAGCGACTGTACCCGGGTGAGGCGCCGATGGATCTCGGGGCCGAGGCCGTTAACGACATTCTCAATATTCTCGCGACCAGCATGCTCGCGGTGACTACCTTTTCTCTGACGGTAATGGTGTCGGCCTACGGTTCCGCTACCGCGAACATTGCGCCGCGTGCCACCCGCCTGCTCATGCAGGACACCACTACGCAAAACGTGCTCGGGACCTTCCTCGGTTCTTTCCTGTTTTCCCTGGTGGGCATTATCGCCCTGCATACCGAGGTCTACGGTACCCGTGGCCGTCTGGTCCTGTTTCTTTTCAGTCTGCTGGTCGTCGCGCTAATCGCCATCACCATGCTGCGCTGGATCGAGCACCTTTCCAGCTTCGGTCAGATGGCAGACACCGCCGAGCGAGTCGAGGGCGCCATCGTCAAAGCCATTTGCAGCCGCGTGGACCATCCCTCGGCCGGTACCAGCGTATTGTACGATGCGCACACGCAGATCCCTGCCGAGGCGACGCCGGTGTATCCGGACCGGGTGGGCTACGTGATGCATATCGATATTCAGGGCCTGGATGAGTGGGCCTGCGAGAATCAGGGGCAGGTTTACATCACCAGCCCGCCTGGAAGCTTCGTGCACCCGCCGGAGCCGCTAGCCTGGATCGTGCCGCCCTGCGAGAGGGTGTCAAAGGACGTGTACCAGTGCTTTACCCTGGGCAAGGAGCGCTCGTTCGATCAGGACCCTCGCTACGGTATGGCGGTAATGTCGGATATTGCCTCGCGCGCGCTCTCACCCGGGGTCAACGATCAGGGCACCGCGATCGATGTGCTCGGCCGCGTGGTGCGGGTGCTGACCTGCTGGTCCGAAGGCGAAGAGCTTGGTCCGCTCGGCACGATGCAGCGCCCCAGGGTTCACGTTCCACCTACCGAACTGGCCGATCTGTTCGACGAAATGTTCACGCCCATCGCCCGCGACGCTGCCGGGACGATGGAAGTGCAGGTAAAGCTGCACGAGTCCCTGCGCATGCTGGCGCAATACGGCAGCGCCTACCGCAGCAATGCCCAGCGGCATACCCGCCTGGCCCTGCTGCGAGCCGAGCGGGCGTTGCTGCTGGACGAGGACAAGGCCCGGGTTAGACAGCTCGCAGAGCAGACTCTGAAGCTTTGTTGA
- the gmk gene encoding guanylate kinase has translation MTPATGTLYIISAPSGAGKTSLVKALLDQVDTVRVSVSHTTRPMRPGEIDGVNYHFTSRDSFLELVGHGDFLEHAEVFGNLYGTSQSTVEKTLAEGHDLILEIDWQGAEQVRRALPQARSIFILPPSRKDLRERLTNRGQDDSSVIDRRMAEAVSEMSHCVEYDYLVINDCFQTALEDLKAILRAGRLDLVRQQDRHRTLLDALLSERVASQ, from the coding sequence ATGACCCCAGCCACCGGCACGCTGTACATCATTTCCGCCCCCTCGGGCGCCGGCAAGACCAGCCTGGTCAAGGCCCTGCTCGATCAGGTCGATACCGTGCGCGTGTCGGTCTCGCACACCACGCGGCCCATGCGTCCCGGTGAAATCGATGGCGTCAATTACCACTTCACCAGCCGCGACAGCTTCCTCGAGCTGGTCGGTCACGGCGATTTCCTTGAGCATGCCGAGGTATTCGGAAACTTGTACGGCACCTCGCAAAGCACCGTGGAAAAAACCCTCGCAGAGGGCCACGACCTGATACTGGAGATCGACTGGCAGGGCGCCGAACAGGTCCGCAGGGCACTTCCGCAGGCCCGGTCGATCTTCATCCTGCCGCCGAGTCGGAAAGATCTGCGCGAGCGGCTGACCAACCGCGGCCAGGATGATTCCAGCGTGATCGACCGCCGTATGGCCGAGGCCGTCAGTGAAATGAGCCATTGCGTCGAATACGATTATCTGGTCATCAACGACTGCTTCCAGACCGCCCTGGAAGATCTCAAGGCCATTCTGCGAGCCGGTCGCCTCGACCTGGTCCGCCAGCAGGATCGTCATCGGACGCTGCTGGACGCACTCTTGTCAGAACGCGTCGCCAGCCAGTAG
- the argB gene encoding acetylglutamate kinase: MLSREAAAQVSRVLTEALPYIQRFTGKTIVIKYGGNAMESEELKNSFARDIVLMKTVGINPVVVHGGGPQIGELLKRLNIQSEFIEGMRVTDSQTMDVVEMVLGGSVNKDIVNLINQAGGSAIGLTGKDAGLIKARRLTVSRRTPGMDKPEIIDIGQVGEVESVNIKLINALVTDDYIPVIAPIGVGKDGASYNINADLVAGKVAEALKAEKLMLLTNIAGLMDKEGTVLTGLTTAQVDALIEDGTIYGGMLPKIRCALDAVQGGVGSAIIVDGRVPNAVLLEVFTNAGVGTLITNQKPE; the protein is encoded by the coding sequence ATGTTGAGCCGCGAAGCCGCCGCCCAGGTATCCCGGGTCCTGACCGAGGCGCTGCCCTATATTCAACGCTTCACCGGCAAGACCATCGTCATCAAGTACGGCGGAAACGCCATGGAAAGCGAAGAGCTGAAGAACAGCTTTGCGCGCGACATCGTGCTGATGAAGACCGTGGGCATCAACCCGGTCGTGGTGCATGGTGGCGGACCGCAGATCGGCGAGCTACTCAAGCGGTTGAACATCCAGAGCGAGTTCATCGAGGGTATGCGCGTCACCGACTCCCAGACCATGGACGTGGTCGAAATGGTGCTCGGCGGCTCGGTCAACAAGGACATCGTCAACCTGATCAACCAGGCCGGCGGTAGCGCCATCGGACTGACCGGGAAGGATGCCGGTCTGATCAAGGCACGCCGGCTGACGGTCAGTCGCCGCACGCCCGGCATGGACAAGCCGGAGATCATCGACATCGGCCAGGTCGGCGAGGTCGAGTCGGTCAACATCAAGCTGATCAATGCCCTGGTTACCGATGACTACATCCCGGTCATCGCACCCATCGGTGTGGGCAAGGATGGTGCTTCCTACAACATCAACGCCGACCTGGTCGCCGGCAAGGTCGCCGAGGCCTTGAAGGCCGAGAAGCTGATGCTGCTGACCAATATCGCCGGGCTGATGGACAAGGAAGGCACCGTGCTGACCGGATTGACCACCGCTCAGGTCGACGCGCTGATCGAGGACGGGACCATCTACGGCGGCATGCTGCCGAAGATTCGCTGCGCGCTGGACGCGGTGCAGGGCGGCGTGGGCAGCGCGATCATCGTCGACGGTCGGGTGCCCAATGCGGTACTGCTGGAGGTGTTCACCAACGCCGGCGTCGGCACACTGATCACCAATCAAAAGCCGGAATGA
- a CDS encoding YicC/YloC family endoribonuclease → MVYSMTAFSRCELSTDRGNLAWEMRSVNHRYLEPSLRLPEAFRELEGPLRERLRKQLARGKVECTLRFHPVVATSARLNLNQPLVDQLIAASQQLSLNLVNAAPVNPLELLAWPGVLSNAEPDESGLIEQAGALFERALKDLKDQRAREGAELRKLLEERLDAIAERVATLREMMPELLVAHRQKLIDRIAETGLDVDNQRIEQEVVLLAQKIDVAEELDRLDTHVSETRRVLAGGEAMGRRLDFLMQEFNREANTLGSKAIDARSTQAAVDLKVYIEQMREQVQNIE, encoded by the coding sequence ATGGTTTACAGCATGACCGCTTTTTCCCGCTGCGAGCTCAGCACGGACCGGGGCAACCTGGCGTGGGAAATGCGCTCGGTCAACCACCGCTACCTCGAACCCAGCCTGCGCTTGCCGGAAGCGTTCCGCGAGCTGGAAGGACCCCTGCGCGAACGGCTGCGCAAACAGCTTGCCCGCGGTAAGGTCGAGTGCACCCTGCGCTTTCATCCGGTGGTCGCCACCAGTGCCCGGCTGAACCTGAACCAGCCACTGGTCGACCAGCTTATCGCCGCCTCCCAGCAGTTGAGCCTCAACCTGGTCAACGCCGCCCCGGTCAACCCACTGGAACTGCTCGCATGGCCAGGCGTTCTGAGCAACGCTGAACCCGACGAAAGCGGTCTGATCGAACAGGCCGGAGCCCTCTTCGAGCGTGCCCTCAAGGATTTGAAGGACCAGCGTGCTCGCGAGGGCGCAGAGCTGCGCAAGCTGCTCGAAGAGCGTCTCGACGCCATTGCAGAACGCGTTGCGACGCTGCGCGAGATGATGCCGGAACTGCTGGTCGCGCATCGACAGAAGCTGATCGACCGCATCGCCGAAACCGGTCTGGACGTGGATAACCAGCGCATCGAGCAGGAAGTGGTGCTGCTGGCGCAGAAAATCGACGTAGCCGAGGAGCTCGACCGACTCGACACCCATGTCAGCGAGACCCGCCGCGTACTGGCCGGAGGCGAGGCCATGGGCCGCCGCCTGGACTTTCTGATGCAGGAATTCAACCGGGAAGCCAATACGCTCGGCTCCAAGGCGATCGATGCGCGTAGCACCCAGGCAGCGGTTGACCTGAAGGTTTACATCGAGCAGATGCGCGAGCAGGTGCAGAACATCGAGTGA
- a CDS encoding DUF4124 domain-containing protein, producing the protein MRKLLYWVSLGVLGSVPLLAQADLYRYVDDRGTTVLDSRVPAEFVSRGYEVLDAQGRVKQVIPAAPTPEEREAARQARADQERQRAADATLLRLYSSPSDLDRAHQRQIVQIENLITTTEGNIAALRDQRDELQARAAAQERAGRKVEERLIAELNEVDAEVVRLQRLISSKRDEIIEVNAAFARQRDRLVALTGDMQPR; encoded by the coding sequence ATGCGCAAGCTGCTGTACTGGGTAAGTCTCGGCGTGTTGGGCAGTGTTCCGTTGCTGGCGCAGGCGGACCTGTATCGCTACGTTGACGACCGTGGTACCACGGTACTCGATAGCCGCGTGCCGGCCGAGTTTGTCAGTCGTGGGTACGAAGTATTGGATGCGCAGGGCCGCGTGAAGCAGGTCATCCCCGCAGCACCGACGCCGGAGGAGCGCGAAGCCGCTCGCCAGGCGCGCGCCGATCAGGAACGTCAGCGCGCCGCTGATGCCACACTGTTGCGCCTCTACAGCAGTCCGAGCGACCTTGATCGCGCCCACCAGCGGCAGATCGTCCAGATCGAGAACCTGATTACCACCACCGAAGGCAATATCGCTGCGTTGCGCGACCAGCGTGATGAGTTGCAGGCACGCGCGGCCGCTCAGGAGCGTGCCGGCCGCAAGGTCGAGGAGCGGCTCATCGCGGAGCTGAACGAAGTGGACGCGGAAGTAGTGCGGCTGCAGCGCCTGATCAGCAGCAAGCGCGACGAGATAATCGAGGTCAATGCAGCATTCGCCCGTCAGCGCGACCGTCTGGTCGCGCTCACCGGTGACATGCAACCGCGCTAG
- a CDS encoding DUF4870 domain-containing protein → MTDELEQSPLITPDPDARKWALLAHLSGFLGCLIPFGNLIGPLLVWQLKKDQHPFIDDQGKEALNFQISVTIAALICFLLMLIIIGMLLIWVVVIGAVVLMIIAAIKANEGQAYRYPFCWRVIK, encoded by the coding sequence ATGACAGACGAACTGGAGCAGTCCCCACTCATTACGCCCGACCCAGACGCCCGCAAGTGGGCACTGCTGGCGCATCTTTCGGGCTTTCTCGGGTGCCTCATACCCTTCGGCAACCTGATCGGCCCGCTGCTGGTCTGGCAATTGAAGAAGGACCAGCATCCCTTCATCGATGATCAGGGCAAGGAAGCACTCAACTTTCAGATCAGCGTCACCATTGCTGCACTGATCTGCTTCCTGCTTATGCTGATCATCATCGGCATGCTGCTGATCTGGGTGGTGGTGATTGGCGCGGTGGTGCTGATGATCATTGCCGCGATCAAGGCCAACGAAGGCCAGGCCTATCGCTACCCGTTCTGCTGGCGAGTCATCAAGTAA
- a CDS encoding methyl-accepting chemotaxis protein — MKRVLTLIIAVCILGLSLQVLLTLHNMRALTRTLESEYTASVDFYKAAVKAGESLREVSLLGYQLTSARTEADLQAFIARTDAQFLTLEERLQRLESPRWAAFQHMPLSEIHTDEAEPSQAGSTVADLLSQIRVNAQGAQGIYQVLRDLSLQRLPLEASLSASLPALGDALVQTLAVADVAPDYARLLDGSMQVALSNSRYSLRKALKRAEVDGSGWADLPPEQQSGLNDLQALTARIAADKEKLLASETNPAAFALNFQMALNSIATLENVVNALLIEQQARLVAQADRTVDQLIIAALAIVALVVLISVALGRSLTRRIHQVVQGLSAIAEGSGDLKAALPVRGRDELAALARSFNRIIEKLHGSFVVLEQQVISVSEQSRQSMSASTRVAQQMDDQLVEVEYLVRAMAEMSDAAGSVALSAESGSATAVASEQRAKLGKQVVDQTVASISELSSSFTAVHGVVERLETYSREIGAVIDVIQGVSDQTNLLALNAAIEAARAGEQGRGFSVVAEEVRALAARTRRATEQVELTIAALQEATRETVVAMEQAERNRLHSVDSAKASGAELDRITEAFRTMTAMNLQIAAAAEQQRRAATEINGNIETIRALASSTQTQASDSRASAVQLTASVDQAMTILGQFAT, encoded by the coding sequence ATGAAGCGTGTCCTGACTCTTATCATCGCTGTCTGCATCCTCGGCCTTAGCCTGCAGGTATTGCTTACACTGCACAACATGCGCGCGCTGACGCGCACCCTCGAGAGCGAATACACCGCCTCGGTGGATTTCTACAAGGCCGCTGTCAAAGCCGGCGAGTCATTGCGCGAGGTCAGCCTGCTGGGTTACCAGCTGACCAGCGCACGTACGGAAGCGGACCTGCAGGCCTTCATTGCGCGGACCGACGCCCAGTTCCTCACGCTCGAGGAGCGGCTGCAGCGGCTGGAATCCCCGCGCTGGGCCGCCTTCCAGCACATGCCGCTGAGCGAGATCCACACGGATGAAGCCGAGCCGTCGCAGGCGGGGTCGACCGTTGCCGATCTGCTCTCACAGATCCGCGTGAATGCGCAGGGTGCGCAGGGGATCTACCAGGTGCTGCGCGACCTGAGCCTTCAGCGGCTGCCGCTCGAGGCGAGCCTGTCGGCTTCGCTGCCGGCACTGGGTGACGCTCTGGTGCAGACGCTTGCGGTCGCGGATGTTGCGCCGGACTATGCACGTCTGCTCGACGGATCGATGCAGGTCGCCCTCAGCAACTCGCGCTACAGTCTGCGAAAGGCGCTCAAGCGGGCCGAGGTCGATGGCAGCGGGTGGGCCGATCTACCCCCCGAGCAGCAGTCCGGTCTGAATGATCTGCAGGCGCTCACTGCACGGATCGCCGCAGACAAGGAAAAGCTGCTGGCCAGCGAAACCAACCCCGCCGCCTTCGCGCTCAACTTCCAGATGGCGTTGAACAGCATCGCCACACTCGAAAACGTGGTCAACGCCTTGCTGATAGAGCAACAGGCGCGGCTGGTTGCGCAGGCCGATCGGACGGTCGACCAGCTGATCATTGCCGCCCTGGCCATCGTCGCGCTGGTGGTGCTGATCAGTGTCGCCCTCGGCCGCAGTCTGACCCGGCGCATACATCAGGTGGTTCAGGGGCTGAGCGCGATCGCCGAGGGCAGTGGCGACCTCAAGGCCGCTCTGCCGGTACGGGGGCGTGACGAACTGGCTGCGCTGGCGCGCTCGTTCAATCGCATCATCGAGAAGCTTCATGGCAGCTTCGTGGTGCTGGAACAGCAGGTTATATCGGTCTCCGAGCAATCACGTCAGTCGATGTCGGCCAGCACCCGTGTAGCCCAGCAGATGGATGACCAGCTGGTCGAGGTTGAATACCTGGTGCGCGCCATGGCTGAAATGAGCGACGCAGCGGGCAGCGTGGCGCTCAGTGCCGAGTCGGGCTCGGCGACTGCTGTGGCATCGGAACAGCGCGCCAAGCTCGGCAAGCAGGTGGTCGATCAGACCGTTGCATCGATCTCGGAGCTGTCCTCCAGCTTCACCGCGGTGCATGGCGTGGTAGAGCGGCTGGAAACCTACAGTCGGGAAATCGGCGCGGTTATCGACGTGATCCAGGGCGTATCGGACCAGACCAACCTGCTGGCGCTAAACGCGGCCATCGAAGCGGCGCGGGCGGGGGAGCAGGGGCGGGGGTTCTCTGTGGTGGCCGAAGAGGTGCGGGCGCTGGCCGCACGGACCCGCAGAGCGACCGAACAGGTGGAGCTGACCATCGCCGCGCTGCAGGAGGCAACGCGCGAAACGGTCGTCGCCATGGAGCAGGCGGAGCGCAACCGGCTGCACAGCGTCGACAGCGCCAAGGCTTCGGGAGCGGAGCTCGATCGGATTACCGAGGCATTCCGAACCATGACTGCGATGAATCTGCAGATCGCCGCCGCCGCCGAACAGCAGCGCCGGGCGGCGACCGAGATCAACGGTAATATCGAGACAATCCGCGCCCTGGCCAGTTCGACGCAGACGCAGGCCAGTGACAGCCGTGCAAGCGCCGTGCAGCTGACCGCCAGTGTCGACCAGGCCATGACGATTCTTGGCCAGTTCGCCACCTGA